The Castanea sativa cultivar Marrone di Chiusa Pesio chromosome 11, ASM4071231v1 genome contains a region encoding:
- the LOC142616000 gene encoding uncharacterized protein LOC142616000: protein MAGSPVNQTSLHHFRSNSFPTRAHPLISEFNEQLSRVRGSETTSSSSTSLSQKLIGLQDLHDCVDILLLLPCTQALAQEQHQKWFNELLDGSLRLLDVCGIARDALLPAKECTRELQSTLRRRHGNKMELVREVEKYLASRKVVKKAMQKALKGMQTKLNCKKNEDLAMVSLLKELEAVTVMVFESLLTFISGPKLHSKSNGWFVVSKLVHPNKVVCEDEETDANEFDKADAAFKSLISHKTSKSDYSILVQNVQNWMGKLESSIEDVEEVLECLSRHLAKTRVSFLNILNH from the coding sequence ATGGCTGGCTCTCCTGTCAACCAAACCTCCCTTCATCATTTTCGCTCCAACAGTTTTCCCACAAGGGCACACCCACTCATTTCAGAATTTAATGAACAACTGAGCAGAGTGAGAGGTTCTGAAACAACCTCTTCATCGTCAACATCATTAAGCCAGAAACTCATTGGCCTTCAAGATTTGCATGACTGTGTTGATATCTTGCTCTTGTTGCCATGCACTCAAGCCTTAGCTCAAGAGCAGCATCAGAAATGGTTTAATGAGCTATTGGATGGATCTCTCAGGCTCTTGGATGTGTGTGGTATTGCAAGGGATGCATTGTTGCCAGCAAAGGAATGCACACGTGAACTTCAATCAACCCTGCGCAGAAGACATGGCAATAAAATGGAGCTTGTGAGGGAGGTTGAAAAATACTTGGCCTCAAGGAAGGTTGTGAAAAAGGCAATGCAGAAGGCCTTAAAGGGCATGCAAACTAAGTTGAACTGTAAGAAAAATGAAGATCTAGCCATGGTGAGCTTGTTAAAAGAGCTAGAAGCTGTAACTGTCATGGTCTTTGAATCACTCTTGACCTTTATATCTGGACCAAAGTTGCATTCCAAATCAAACGGTTGGTTTGTGGTTTCCAAGCTGGTGCACCCAAATAAAGTAGTCTGTGAGGATGAAGAAACAGATGCAAATGAATTTGACAAGGCAGATGCGGCATTTAAATCTCTCATTAGTCACAAGACAAGCAAATCCGATTACTCCATCCTTGTTCAAAATGTGCAGAACTGGATGGGGAAGTTGGAGTCAAGCATTGAAGATGTTGAAGAGGTGCTTGAATGTCTTTCTAGGCATCTAGCCAAAACCCGAGTTTCCTTTCTCAACATCCTCAACCACTAG
- the LOC142616001 gene encoding uncharacterized protein LOC142616001, producing the protein MAASPINHHFRSNSFPTRAHPLISEFNEQLSRLRCSEATSSSSTSLSQKLIGLQDLHDSVDNLLLLPFSQALSQEQNQKWFNELLDGSLRLLDVCGIARDALLQTKECTRELQSTLRRRHGSKMELAREVEKYLACRKVAKKAIKKALKGMQTKLNSKKNEDLTIVSLLKELEAGTILVFESLLTFIAGSNLQSKSSGWFVVSKLVHPKRIACEGEETDGNDFEKVDAALQSLFSHKTSKCDYSIHVQNVQDWMGKLESSIQDVEEVLECLSRRLVKTRVSFLNILNH; encoded by the coding sequence ATGGCTGCCTCTCCTATCAACCACCACTTTCGTTCTAACAGCTTTCCCACTAGAGCACACCCGCTCATATCAGAATTCAACGAACAATTGAGCAGATTGAGATGTTCTGAAGCAACCtcttcatcatcaacatcattaAGCCAGAAACTAATTGGGCTTCAAGATTTGCATGACTCTGTTGATAACTTGCTCCTCTTGCCTTTTTCACAAGCCTTATCCCAAGAGCAGAATCAGAAATGGTTTAATGAGCTGTTGGATGGATCTCTCAGGCTCTTGGATGTGTGTGGTATTGCACGGGATGCATTGTTGCAAACAAAGGAATGCACTCGTGAACTTCAATCAACCCTGCGCAGAAGACATGGCAGTAAAATGGAGCTTGCAAGGGAGGTTGAAAAATACTTGGCCTGTAGGAAGGTGGCAAAAAAGGCAATTAAGAAGGCCTTAAAGGGAATGCAAACTAAGTTGAACtctaagaaaaatgaagatCTAACTATTGTTAGCTTGTTAAAAGAGCTAGAGGCTGGAACTATCTTGGTTTTTGAATCACTCTTGACGTTCATAGCTGGATCAAATTTACAATCAAAATCAAGCGGCTGGTTTGTAGTTTCCAAGCTGGTGCACCCCAAGAGAATAGCATGTGAGGGTGAAGAAACAGATGGAAATGACTTTGAGAAGGTAGATGCAGCATTACAATCTCTCTTTAGTCACAAGACAAGCAAATGTGATTACTCCATCCATGTTCAGAATGTGCAGGACTGGATGGGGAAGTTGGAGTCAAGCATTCAAGATGTTGAAGAGGTGCTTGAATGTTTGTCAAGGCGTCTAGTGAAGACCCGAGTTTCCTTTCTCAATATCCTCAACCACTAG
- the LOC142616003 gene encoding uncharacterized protein LOC142616003 gives MTASPVNETCHHHFRSNSFPTRSHPLITEFNDQLSRLSGSETTSSASTSLFRKLIGLQDLHDRVDNLLLLPCTQDLAKEQHQKWLNELLDGSLRLLDVCEFARDALLQTKECTHEFQSTLRRRHGSKMELTREIEKYLASRKVVKKATQKALKSMQTKLYSKKNEDLAMVSMLKELEFVTVMVFESLLNFIAGTKSQSKSSGWFVVSKLVHPKKIVCEGEETDANEFDKVDVALQSLISHKTSKSNYSIHVQNVQNWMGKLESSIEDVEEVLEGLSRHLVKTRVSFLNILNH, from the coding sequence ATGACTGCCTCTCCTGTCAATGAAACCTGCCATCACCATTTTCGATCCAACAGCTTTCCCACTAGATCACACCCACTCATTACAGAATTCAATGACCAGTTGAGCAGATTGAGTGGTTCTGAAACAACTTCTTCAGCATCAACATCTTTATTCCGGAAACTCATTGGCCTTCAAGATTTGCATGACCGTGTTGATAACTTGCTCCTGTTGCCTTGCACACAAGACTTAGCCAAAGAACAGCATCAGAAATGGTTAAACGAGCTATTGGATGGATCTCTCAGGCTCTTAGATGTGTGTGAATTTGCAAGGGATGCATTGTTGCAAACAAAGGAATGCACACATGAATTTCAATCAACCCTGCGCAGAAGACATGGCAGTAAAATGGAGCTTACAAGGGAGATTGAAAAATACTTGGCCTCTAGGAAGGTGGTAAAAAAGGCAACACAGAAGGCCCTAAAGAGCATGCAAACTAAGTTGTACtctaagaaaaatgaagatCTAGCCATGGTTAGCATGTTAAAAGAGCTAGAATTTGTTACTGTCATGGTCTTTGAATCACTCTTGAACTTCATAGCTGGAACAAAGTCGCAATCAAAATCAAGCGGCTGGTTTGTGGTTTCCAAATTggtgcacccaaaaaaaatagtatgTGAGGGTGAAGAAACAGATGCAAATGAATTTGACAAGGTAGATGTGGCATTGCAATCTCTCATTAGTCACAAGACTAGCAAATCTAATTACTCCATCCATGTTCAGAATGTGCAGAACTGGATGGGGAAGTTGGAGTCAAGCATTGAAGATGTTGAAGAGGTGCTTGAAGGTTTGTCTAGGCATCTCGTCAAGACCCGAGTTTCCTTTCTCAACATCCTCAACCACTAG
- the LOC142616004 gene encoding uncharacterized protein LOC142616004 — protein sequence MAASPVNQTSLHHFRSNSFPTRAHPLISEFNNQLSRLRCSEATSPSSASLSQKLIGLQDLNDCVDNLLLLPFAQALDQEQNQKWFNELLDGSLRLLDVCGIARDALLQTKECTHELQSTMRRRQGSKMELAREVEKYSASRKVIKKAMQKALKGMQTKLNSEKNEDLAIVSLLKELEAVTMLVFESLLTFIAAPKLQSKSSSWFVVSKLVHTKRIACEGEETDANEFENVDLALQTLISHKTSKSDYSIHVQNVQNAMGKLESSIQDVEEVLEYLSRRLVKTRVSFLNIHNH from the coding sequence ATGGCTGCCTCTCCTGTCAACCAAACCTCCCTTCACCATTTTCGCTCTAACAGCTTTCCCACCAGAGCACACCCGCTCATTTCAGAATTCAACAACCAATTGAGCAGATTGAGATGTTCTGAAGCAACCTCTCCATCATCAGCATCATTAAGCCAGAAACTAATTGGCCTTCAGGATTTGAATGACTGTGTTGATAACTTGCTCCTTTTGCCTTTTGCACAAGCCTTAGATCAAGAGCAGAATCAGAAATGGTTTAATGAGCTGTTGGATGGATCTCTCAGGCTCTTGGATGTGTGTGGTATTGCAAGGGATGCATTGTTGCAAACAAAGGAATGCACTCATGAACTTCAATCAACCATGCGCAGAAGACAGGGCAGTAAAATGGAGCTTGCGAGGGAGGTTGAAAAATACTCAGCCTCTAGGAAGGTGATAAAAAAGGCAATGCAGAAGGCCTTAAAGGGCATGCAAACTAAGTTGAACTCTGAGAAAAATGAAGATCTTGCCATTGTTAGCTTGTTAAAAGAACTAGAGGCTGTAACTATGTTGGTTTTTGAATCACTCTTGACCTTCATAGCTGCACCAAAGTTGCAATCGAAATCAAGCAGCTGGTTTGTAGTTTCCAAGCTGGTACACACCAAGAGAATAGCATGTGAGGGTGAAGAAACAGATGCAAATGAATTTGAGAATGTAGATCTGGCATTACAAACTCTCATTAGCCACAAGACAAGCAAATCTGATTACTCCATCCATGTTCAGAATGTGCAGAACGCGATGGGGAAGCTGGAGTCAAGCATTCAAGATGTTGAAGAGGTGCTTGAATATTTGTCTAGGCGTCTAGTCAAGACCCGAGTTTCCTTTCTCAACATCCACAACCACTAG
- the LOC142616005 gene encoding uncharacterized protein LOC142616005 — protein sequence MTASNFNSKTHQHTRSNSLPTRTHPLISEFNDQLSRSRDLEATSSSSTSLCQKLNGLQDLHDCVDKLLLLQFTQALAQEQCEKSVNEILDGSLRLLDVCDMARDALLQTKVCTRELQSTLRRRQGYKMEITREVEKYLASRKGVKKAMKKILKSMQIKFIYKYTKDILIISMLKDLEAATLIGFESLLTFIGKSKLQTKSSSWSLVSKLVHHKRVACEREETDENEFEMVDAALQSLISHKPSKSDFSLLIDNVQTGLGKLELNIQDLEEVLECLSRSIVKTRVSLLNILNH from the coding sequence ATGACTGCCTCTAATTTCAACTCAAAAACCCATCAACACACTCGCTCAAACAGCTTACCCACTAGAACACACCCTCTCATTTCAGAATTCAATGACCAATTGAGCAGATCAAGAGATCTTGAAGCAACCTCTTCATCATCAACATCTCTATGCCAGAAGCTAAATGGCCTTCAAGATTTGCATGATTGTGTAGATAAGTTGCTCCTATTGCAATTCACACAAGCATTAGCCCAAGAGCAGTGTGAGAAATCAGTTAATGAGATTTTGGATGGATCACTCAGGCTCTTGGATGTTTGTGATATGGCAAGAGATGCCTTGTTGCAAACAAAGGTATGCACACGTGAACTCCAATCAACTCTGCGCAGAAGACAAGGCTATAAAATGGAGATCACGAGGGAGGTTGAGAAATACTTGGCCTCAAGAAAGGGAGTAAAAAAGGCAATGAAGAAGATCTTAAAGAGCATGCAAATTAAGTTTATTTACAAGTACACCAAAgatattctcattattagcaTGTTAAAAGACCTAGAAGCTGCAACTCTCATTGGCTTTGAATCCCTGTTGACTTTTATTGGTAAATCAAAGTTGCAAACAAAGTCAAGCAGCTGGTCTTTGGTTTCCAAGCTAGTTCACCACAAAAGAGTGGCATGTGAGCGTGAAGAAACAGATGAAAATGAGTTTGAGATGGTGGATGCAGCATTGCAATCACTCATCAGTCACAAGCCAAGCAAATCTGATTTCTCTTTGCTTATTGATAATGTGCAGACCGGGCTCGGGAAGTTGGAATTAAACATTCAAGATCTTGAAGAAGTGCTTGAATGCCTTTCTAGGAGTATTGTCAAAACTAGAGTTTCCCTTCTGAATATCCTCAACCACTAG
- the LOC142615483 gene encoding uncharacterized protein LOC142615483 translates to MAPRSRRTVSTSNDLDAQTSYHGVFSKRRLFLERDVTLSELQFTCIPRVFQSRGWISLTSGFPAPPINLIHEFYSNIHDIKKDGSFSVMVRNIRFEVTPDLVSTVLGIPRVMESPYPYTAETAPSQTDMLTLFCGEKTIWPNGVSKAKSASFIPEYQWLSRIMCTNLFPIAHLHTLNVPRAQLLYALITDVPIDICRHICQVIIHAFESNSSRAVLPFPCVITQLIEAKKVPIRPQEIRAKPLSAIGSHTLQLSSSRMKRPRESDFESDDDLDREIDEIANAFAAESRPSISGAQATLATPLSKRARQSESDFDDDLDREIDDVVAAKSKLSTSGAQSALAKPLFATGNSTLQLSSSHVKRSNLIVCDSDDDLDRDIDEVADAMAAESRPSTSGAAQPTLSDMMDLLQQILPCLHQILPRLNRIEQDIKEIKEHQTRAH, encoded by the coding sequence ATGGCCCCTCGCAGTAGGCGTACTGTATCTACATCCAATGACCTCGATGCCCAAACCTCGTACCACGGTGTCTTTTCCAAACGTCGCCTTTTTCTGGAACGTGATGTCACCTTGTCTGAACTCCAATTCACTTGCATTCCTCGTGTTTTCCAGTCTCGTGGATGGATTTCATTGACTTCTGGTTTTCCTGCACCGCCCATCAACCTTATACATGAGTTTTACTCAAACATCCATGACATAAAAAAGGATGGTTCTTTTTCTGTCATGGTTCGGAATATCAGATTTGAGGTCACTCCTGATTTAGTCTCCACGGTTTTAGGAATCCCTCGAGTCATGGAGTCTCCATATCCATACACTGCTGAGACTGCACCATCCCAAACAGATATGTTGACTCTTTTCTGTGGAGAAAAAACCATTTGGCCTAATGGGGTTTCTAAGGCTAAATCTGCATCATTTATCCCTGAATATCAGTGGCTAAGCCGTATCATGTGTACCAACCTCTTTCCTATTGCTCACTTGCATACACTCAATGTACCCAGGGCTCAATTGTTGTATGCCCTCATCACTGATGTACCCATTGACATTTGTAGACATATATGTCAAGTCATCATACATGCCTTTGAGTCTAACTCGTCACGTGCTGTACTCCCCTTCCCTTGTGTCATTACTCAACTTATTGAAGCCAAAAAGGTTCCCATTCGTCCTCAGGAAATTCGGGCAAAGCCCTTATCTGCCATTGGGAGTCATACACTTCAACTGAGCTCATCTCGCATGAAACGCCCAAGGGAAAGTGATTTTGAATCTGATGATGACCTGGATCGAGAAATTGATGAGATTGCTAATGCTTTTGCTGCTGAGTCCAGACCATCTATATCTGGTGCTCAGGCTACTCTAGCAACGCCCTTATCTAAACGTGCAAGGCAATCTGAATCTGATTTTGATGATGACTTAGATCGAGAGATTGATGATGTTGTTGCTGCTAAGTCCAAACTGTCTACATCTGGTGCTCAATCTGCTCTGGCAAAGCCCTTATTTGCCACTGGGAATAGTACACTTCAGCTCAGTTCATCTCATGTAAAACGTTCTAACCTGATTGTCTGTGATTCCGATGATGACTTAGATCGAGATATTGATGAGGTTGCAGATGCTATGGCTGCTGAGTCCAGACCATCTACATCCGGTGCTGCACAACCTACATTATCTGATATGATGGATCTCCTGCAGCAGATTCTACCTTGCTTGCATCAGATTCTACCTCGCCTAAATCGTATTGAACAAGATATTAAAGAGATTAAGGAGCATCAGACTAGAGCTCATTGA